One genomic segment of Acetobacteroides hydrogenigenes includes these proteins:
- a CDS encoding DUF5606 family protein, translating into MDLRKILAIAGYPGLYQYVAQGRNGIIVESLEDKKRANIPASAKVSALGEIAIYTDDEEVALRQVLLNIKEKMSGGPTLDAKKATNDQLKKAMEEVLPNYDRDRVYASDMKKLFSWYNILQKNDMLEFDPEETEEAADDKA; encoded by the coding sequence ATGGATTTAAGGAAGATTTTGGCAATAGCCGGATATCCAGGACTTTATCAGTATGTCGCTCAAGGTAGAAATGGAATTATCGTAGAGTCGCTTGAAGATAAGAAACGTGCAAACATTCCTGCTTCAGCAAAGGTGAGCGCTTTGGGCGAAATTGCTATTTATACAGATGATGAAGAGGTTGCACTTCGTCAGGTTCTTCTTAATATTAAGGAGAAGATGAGTGGCGGTCCCACCCTTGATGCTAAAAAGGCTACTAACGATCAGCTTAAAAAGGCAATGGAAGAGGTTCTTCCAAACTATGATCGAGATCGTGTTTATGCTTCTGATATGAAAAAACTCTTCTCTTGGTACAATATTCTTCAAAAGAATGACATGCTAGAGTTTGATCCTGAAGAGACCGAAGAGGCAGCAGATGATAAGGCGTAA
- a CDS encoding TerB family tellurite resistance protein translates to MRYGRWIAGGLGFWLGGPIGAIIGYAVGTLIEKGDVISPSRTQNPQEGFRVALIVLVGAVMKADGTVKKSELDYVKDFFVKNFGVEATKDAMLLLRDILQKEIPLNEVGRQIGDNLDYNTRLQLLHFLYGIGKADGVLDEKELVVIEQIAYAMGISGVDMASTKGMYYEDINSAYAVLEVLPTVSDEEVKRAYRAAAIKYHPDKVAHLGADVQKSATERIKQVNESYDKIKKVRGMA, encoded by the coding sequence ATGCGTTACGGAAGATGGATTGCCGGAGGCTTAGGTTTTTGGCTGGGAGGCCCAATTGGCGCAATAATAGGCTATGCCGTTGGTACTTTAATTGAAAAGGGAGATGTAATATCTCCGTCTCGAACTCAAAATCCACAGGAGGGATTTAGGGTTGCCCTAATTGTGCTAGTAGGTGCAGTTATGAAGGCTGATGGAACAGTGAAAAAATCAGAACTTGATTATGTGAAAGATTTTTTTGTAAAAAATTTTGGTGTTGAAGCGACCAAGGATGCCATGCTGCTCTTAAGGGATATTCTGCAAAAGGAAATACCGCTAAATGAGGTTGGACGTCAAATAGGTGATAATCTAGACTATAATACGCGCTTACAGCTTCTGCATTTCCTTTATGGAATAGGGAAGGCCGATGGTGTTTTGGATGAGAAAGAACTTGTAGTAATAGAGCAGATTGCATATGCAATGGGGATTTCTGGTGTAGATATGGCTTCGACCAAGGGAATGTACTACGAAGATATCAACTCTGCCTACGCTGTGCTTGAAGTTTTACCAACGGTGTCAGACGAGGAGGTTAAGCGCGCTTATAGGGCGGCTGCTATAAAGTACCATCCTGATAAGGTAGCCCACTTAGGTGCTGATGTGCAGAAGTCTGCAACCGAACGGATAAAGCAGGTTAATGAGTCGTATGACAAGATAAAGAAAGTCAGAGGTATGGCATAA
- the coaE gene encoding dephospho-CoA kinase (Dephospho-CoA kinase (CoaE) performs the final step in coenzyme A biosynthesis.) produces the protein MIIVGLTGGIGSGKSTASKIFEVLGVPVFESDKEGRLLLEEPDVVEKVVNTFGNSIIADGKIDRKRLAAIVFEKPDELVKLNEIVHPAIRSRFENWKKQKINYHYVINESAILFESGLYEQVDFSINVNAPLDIRIQRVVARDGINKMDVLSRVNNQMSDDERSNLANWTICNDGNCAIIPQIIMLNNKLMNI, from the coding sequence ATGATTATCGTTGGACTAACAGGTGGTATAGGATCAGGGAAATCAACCGCTTCTAAAATATTTGAGGTGCTAGGCGTGCCTGTTTTTGAATCGGATAAGGAAGGTCGTTTGTTGTTAGAAGAACCAGATGTTGTTGAAAAGGTTGTCAACACGTTTGGAAATAGCATTATAGCAGATGGTAAGATTGATAGAAAAAGACTTGCTGCTATTGTTTTTGAAAAACCAGATGAACTTGTGAAGTTAAATGAGATAGTTCACCCTGCAATTCGTTCCCGATTCGAGAACTGGAAAAAGCAAAAAATAAACTATCACTACGTGATTAACGAGTCGGCCATACTTTTTGAAAGTGGCCTTTACGAGCAGGTTGATTTTTCCATAAATGTTAATGCACCTTTGGATATTCGTATTCAGCGCGTTGTTGCTCGAGATGGTATTAATAAAATGGATGTTCTAAGCAGAGTTAATAATCAAATGAGCGATGATGAACGTTCCAATCTTGCGAATTGGACGATTTGTAACGACGGGAATTGTGCTATTATCCCTCAGATTATTATGCTTAATAATAAGTTGATGAATATTTAG
- a CDS encoding YbbR-like domain-containing protein, whose product MKTHFFEGFSDIVGWKRRIRINGKVVLFCFFLLFSSIIWYFNKLGGDYLIDLKMPAKVVYNETDKMLVDEGTPVLKIQVKTKGYTILRYKLGSTFSPFTVDISSYRLHRYYGSKGNYFILTNSLKSNLSTQLPTNMKIENIIPDTLFFHFSTPYTKRVPVVASSKFTFEEQYMQIGGIKLTPDSVLVSGPESVIRNKKYVRTATIVGDALNESTRGVVALLEEKNVVTDQREVIYTVDVAKFTERTLKLPITINNEDSTSILLIPSHAEVSFRVALRDYGKIQPSLFKLSTRFDERSSFSNHVKVKLDSFPSFVSHVRIEPEYIEIYRQKQ is encoded by the coding sequence ATGAAAACTCATTTTTTTGAAGGTTTTTCTGATATAGTTGGATGGAAGCGAAGAATTCGTATTAATGGGAAAGTCGTTCTTTTCTGCTTCTTTCTCTTGTTCTCTAGCATTATTTGGTACTTTAATAAGCTTGGGGGGGATTACCTTATTGATCTTAAAATGCCTGCAAAAGTAGTATATAACGAAACGGATAAGATGCTGGTTGACGAAGGAACTCCTGTTCTTAAGATTCAGGTTAAGACTAAGGGGTATACTATTCTACGATATAAGTTGGGGTCAACGTTTTCTCCTTTTACAGTTGATATTTCGTCGTATCGTTTGCATCGTTACTATGGATCCAAAGGAAATTACTTCATTCTTACAAACTCCCTTAAATCAAACCTTTCAACACAACTGCCTACTAATATGAAGATAGAGAATATTATTCCAGATACTCTATTCTTTCATTTTTCTACACCTTATACCAAAAGAGTTCCCGTAGTTGCAAGTTCTAAGTTTACTTTTGAAGAGCAGTATATGCAGATTGGTGGAATAAAATTGACACCAGATAGCGTGCTTGTAAGTGGTCCTGAGAGTGTTATTAGAAATAAAAAATATGTGCGTACTGCTACAATTGTTGGAGATGCATTAAATGAGTCAACAAGAGGTGTTGTGGCATTGTTAGAAGAAAAAAATGTTGTAACAGATCAAAGAGAGGTAATTTACACTGTTGATGTAGCAAAGTTTACGGAGCGTACGCTAAAACTTCCTATTACCATTAACAATGAAGATTCTACCTCTATTCTTCTAATCCCTTCTCATGCTGAAGTGTCATTTAGAGTCGCTTTAAGGGATTATGGAAAAATTCAGCCATCTCTTTTTAAGCTTAGTACTCGTTTTGACGAAAGATCTTCATTTTCGAATCATGTAAAAGTGAAGTTAGATTCATTTCCTTCGTTTGTGAGTCATGTCAGAATTGAACCTGAGTATATCGAAATATATAGGCAAAAGCAATGA
- the yajC gene encoding preprotein translocase subunit YajC: protein MTNFSTVLLQAAQPQGGGLSMLIMMVLIIVVMYFFMIRPQQKKQKELAKFRSNLQKGDKIVTIGGIYGKIVDITEQYVTVDVGGDVRIKMDKSAILKDMSDAQTR from the coding sequence ATGACAAACTTTTCAACTGTTCTTTTACAAGCGGCTCAGCCTCAAGGTGGCGGTTTGAGCATGCTTATAATGATGGTTCTCATCATTGTTGTGATGTACTTTTTTATGATTCGCCCTCAGCAAAAAAAGCAAAAGGAGCTCGCTAAGTTTCGCAGCAATCTCCAAAAGGGTGATAAAATTGTTACAATTGGAGGTATTTACGGAAAAATAGTAGACATTACTGAACAGTATGTTACTGTTGATGTAGGTGGCGATGTTCGCATTAAAATGGATAAATCGGCTATCCTTAAGGATATGAGCGACGCTCAAACACGCTAG
- a CDS encoding DUF1573 domain-containing protein: protein MKRLLPIILGLFVLCGCGAADKSKDGRQMSGVKKQPVMRFAEESVDFGVVKQGEKVVLFYTFENAGSADLVIYEALPSCGCATPKYDNTPVKPGEKRTVEVTFDSEGWNGTQQKSITFKTNGVPDYVTVTLTGIVDNFK from the coding sequence ATGAAGCGTTTGTTACCAATTATTTTGGGATTATTTGTTTTGTGCGGTTGTGGTGCTGCTGATAAAAGCAAAGATGGGCGACAAATGTCTGGTGTTAAAAAACAGCCAGTTATGCGTTTTGCTGAAGAATCGGTAGATTTTGGGGTGGTAAAACAAGGCGAAAAAGTCGTGCTTTTTTATACCTTTGAAAATGCAGGAAGTGCCGATTTGGTTATTTACGAAGCACTGCCATCGTGCGGATGTGCAACGCCAAAGTATGATAATACGCCGGTGAAACCTGGAGAGAAACGAACTGTTGAGGTTACCTTTGATTCTGAGGGATGGAATGGAACCCAGCAAAAATCGATTACGTTTAAAACAAATGGAGTACCCGATTATGTAACGGTTACGCTTACTGGAATTGTGGATAATTTTAAATAA
- the nusB gene encoding transcription antitermination factor NusB: protein MVSRRLLRIKVLKALYGHFKGGDKTISGSEKELFLSIEKTYDLYHFLMQLFVEVADFAQNRIEIGKQKFRPTPEEKKPNTKFVDNKVVDILRKNEQLAKRLYQNKLSWECYPELVKKLYTRLVSSQYYIDYMNDAGRSFEQDQSLAINFFTNEIEDFDDLYQIVEDQSIYWIDEVEFVLGMIVRTIAKFREDQPSYKGLLPLYKDESDVEFAKRLFRKATVNHVQYREIVDEYTKNWDVDRIAYMDILILVEAIAELIDFKDIPVNITLNEYIDIAKYYSTPNSSVFINGVLDKIVKDLTEKKVIEKKGLGLIDPLSIIPEE from the coding sequence ATGGTAAGCAGAAGACTACTTCGAATTAAGGTTTTAAAAGCTCTTTATGGTCATTTTAAGGGTGGAGACAAAACAATTAGTGGATCGGAAAAGGAACTTTTCCTGAGTATTGAGAAAACCTATGATCTTTACCACTTTTTGATGCAGCTTTTTGTAGAAGTAGCAGATTTTGCCCAGAATCGAATTGAAATTGGAAAACAAAAATTTAGGCCGACTCCTGAAGAAAAAAAGCCCAATACAAAGTTTGTTGACAATAAAGTCGTTGATATTTTACGAAAAAACGAACAGCTTGCTAAGCGACTTTATCAAAATAAGCTTTCTTGGGAGTGCTACCCTGAACTGGTAAAGAAGTTGTATACTCGGTTAGTGTCAAGCCAGTATTATATTGACTATATGAATGATGCTGGTCGATCTTTTGAGCAGGATCAGTCTTTGGCTATCAACTTTTTCACCAATGAGATCGAGGATTTTGATGATTTGTATCAAATTGTTGAAGATCAGAGCATCTATTGGATCGATGAGGTGGAGTTTGTGCTTGGTATGATTGTGAGAACTATTGCTAAGTTTAGAGAAGATCAGCCTTCGTATAAAGGATTGCTTCCTTTGTATAAAGATGAGTCGGATGTTGAATTTGCCAAACGTTTGTTTAGAAAGGCTACTGTTAATCATGTTCAATATCGCGAAATTGTTGACGAGTATACCAAAAACTGGGACGTTGATCGAATTGCTTACATGGACATTCTAATACTTGTTGAGGCTATTGCTGAATTGATTGATTTTAAAGACATTCCAGTTAATATAACCTTGAACGAGTATATTGATATCGCAAAGTACTACAGTACCCCTAATAGTAGTGTTTTTATAAATGGGGTTCTTGATAAAATAGTGAAAGACCTTACAGAGAAGAAGGTTATTGAGAAGAAAGGTCTAGGGCTAATTGATCCTCTAAGTATTATTCCGGAAGAATAG
- a CDS encoding DUF3276 family protein: MMEYDLQEKEHPIGKAEEIYSDSFRAGKRTYFFDVKATKYSEYYITITESKRKLQKNGKSLYEKHQIYLFKEDFEKFTHALNCALSHIKQNQPEISTLRPSTHKEEYNDGINELLVPVLDFEDLDK, from the coding sequence ATGATGGAGTACGATTTGCAAGAGAAAGAACACCCTATAGGTAAAGCAGAAGAGATTTATTCAGACTCGTTTAGAGCTGGCAAGCGCACCTACTTCTTTGATGTTAAAGCCACGAAGTATTCAGAATACTATATAACAATAACCGAAAGTAAAAGAAAACTCCAAAAAAACGGGAAATCCCTATACGAGAAACACCAAATTTATCTTTTCAAAGAAGATTTTGAAAAATTCACACACGCATTAAATTGTGCATTAAGCCATATCAAGCAAAACCAACCTGAAATAAGTACATTAAGACCATCAACACATAAAGAAGAATACAATGATGGAATTAACGAGTTATTAGTCCCTGTTTTAGACTTTGAAGACTTGGATAAATAA
- a CDS encoding SusD/RagB family nutrient-binding outer membrane lipoprotein, translating into MKKLLKYSLILSLGALLIGGCDTNFEEINTNPNRSDASPTPYIFTYATRQFAYNFYDVWYTGRQSAVACQQWCQINYTSEDRYQFRDNVMNGFFRNSYIWMLNFEKIKELNTDPATKGSMSAYGDNKMQIATCDIMETWIFQLLTDSFGDIPYSQAFDPVKYPKPKYDKQSDIYKGMVAKLKQAAADLKTCSNGWTSGDIIYGGDIDKWIKFANSLRLRVALRASKVDNAYLAEAKNAIEDGVFESNDDNAVFSFIGSGSPNEAPIYFGFFTDNRNDFTLTKQFVNLLKGMDDSDKGFVNPFNGIIDPRLAIYRGPTMDNNTIGVPYGMDDTETAAFVSANANVINLKPDGKKPLLSPVNLQPEFGSVLLDYPTVCFMISEVKDNDAVSFLKGVDASLDMWKVNATDKNAYVAAITAKWNAAAADKKKEMLITSKYIHLYSQAYEAWAEYRRTGYPKSLVKPGEKTYGDITFEPIPGFESGNDIVARFSYAISEYTLNKENVKAAATSMGGDALSVKVWWAGGGKQ; encoded by the coding sequence ATGAAAAAGTTACTAAAATATAGTCTGATTTTAAGTTTGGGTGCGCTTCTCATAGGTGGTTGCGATACAAACTTTGAAGAGATAAACACAAACCCCAATAGGTCTGATGCATCGCCAACTCCATACATCTTTACCTATGCTACTCGTCAGTTTGCATATAACTTTTACGATGTTTGGTACACTGGACGACAGTCTGCAGTTGCATGTCAACAATGGTGCCAAATAAACTATACTTCAGAGGATCGGTATCAGTTTAGAGATAATGTTATGAATGGATTTTTCCGTAATTCATACATTTGGATGTTAAACTTTGAAAAAATAAAGGAGTTGAATACCGATCCTGCGACTAAGGGTAGTATGTCTGCTTATGGAGATAATAAAATGCAGATCGCAACATGCGATATCATGGAAACATGGATTTTTCAACTACTTACTGATTCATTTGGAGATATTCCTTATAGTCAGGCTTTTGATCCTGTGAAATATCCAAAACCAAAGTATGACAAGCAATCTGATATATATAAAGGAATGGTTGCTAAATTAAAGCAAGCTGCGGCAGATCTTAAGACTTGCTCTAACGGATGGACTTCAGGTGATATTATCTATGGAGGTGATATTGATAAGTGGATTAAGTTTGCTAATTCACTTCGTCTACGTGTTGCTCTTCGTGCTTCAAAAGTTGATAATGCCTATTTAGCAGAAGCTAAAAACGCAATAGAAGATGGCGTTTTTGAATCTAATGATGACAATGCAGTATTTAGTTTTATTGGCTCTGGATCTCCAAATGAAGCTCCAATCTATTTTGGTTTCTTTACCGATAATAGAAATGACTTTACGCTAACAAAGCAGTTTGTAAACTTACTTAAAGGAATGGATGATAGCGATAAGGGTTTTGTAAATCCATTTAACGGGATTATAGATCCTCGATTGGCTATTTATAGAGGGCCAACAATGGATAATAATACCATCGGAGTTCCATATGGCATGGATGATACAGAAACAGCAGCGTTTGTTTCTGCAAATGCAAATGTTATTAATTTAAAACCAGATGGGAAGAAACCTTTGCTATCTCCTGTTAATTTGCAGCCTGAATTTGGTTCTGTATTGCTTGATTATCCAACCGTTTGCTTTATGATTAGTGAAGTAAAAGATAATGATGCAGTGTCATTCCTTAAAGGGGTAGATGCTTCGTTAGATATGTGGAAAGTTAATGCTACTGATAAGAATGCATATGTAGCGGCAATAACAGCAAAGTGGAATGCAGCAGCAGCCGATAAGAAAAAAGAAATGCTTATTACGTCTAAGTATATTCACTTGTACTCTCAGGCTTATGAAGCATGGGCTGAATATCGTAGAACTGGGTATCCTAAATCTCTTGTAAAGCCTGGTGAAAAAACCTATGGAGACATAACTTTTGAACCTATTCCTGGTTTTGAGTCGGGTAATGATATTGTCGCTCGTTTTTCATACGCTATTTCTGAATATACTTTAAATAAAGAAAATGTGAAAGCTGCGGCAACATCTATGGGTGGTGATGCACTATCCGTAAAAGTTTGGTGGGCCGGAGGTGGCAAGCAGTAA
- a CDS encoding SusC/RagA family TonB-linked outer membrane protein: MKRIKLLLLSAFVCFGISNALAQTKVSGLVTSSEDGQPIPGVTIIVKGLSGVGTSTNIEGKYTLSVPTSGKVLVFSYVGFKTQEVLLEGKTSINVVLVAETKRIDEVVVTALGITRSKQALGYAVSDVKGDELAKARSQNVVSSLSGRVSGVQITGASGQMGGGSRIQVRGVTSLTQNNQPLFVVDGIPLDNSDFSYGATGGGGYDYGNMGSDLNSDDIESISILKGASATALYGSRAANGVVMVTTKKAKAGAQNWGGAVNSSITWDKASIIPVYQKLYGGGSTFSDAQGGKNGFLTEEIEGKEYKVVQYSTDESWGPKYDPSVKVLNWNAFDKWDTKNYLVEKPWVYPKNDYKYFFRTGVTYTNNVQLTGATDKGSTRISYTNMNVAGIYPNSELKRNTINFNGSYNFSKYLEGWATATYVVNTATGRPETGYGDRNPVQKMWQWIHTSVDYKELSNWRNPDGTQRSWNRSSWDNPGPEYTDNPYWSRYMNYQNDRRDRLFGNTGLTLTFTPWLKLTGRLGVDFYTLKQEERTAIGSQSLSSYDLYVRSNYDVNGEAFFSINKRFLEDKIGLSSILGASVNDRKYDITGGTTVGGLVIPEVYNLTNSVSKATSRDTKNHKRINSLYGNITLDYNRFVYLDLTARNDWSSTLPSGSNSYFYPSVNLSLVLSELEVFKSFGFIDYAKLRGGYAQVGNDTDAYNLSNYFAAETPFGSDPRYSLPTQLANAKLKPEETKSWEVGFEAKLFKSRFGVDVSYFTKDTKNQIVPIQVSGATGWASLWINAGKMENSGWEFQVSGTPLKTKNFSWDVTVNLSTLDNKVVDIAEGLDYLNLGNAPFKVQVGAYKGMAYPVIYGTDFVYDKDGKKVLSATGRYLPSAVKPLANVNPDFTGGVTNSFNYKFNNGIQIDANILLDMQKGGHMYYTSYMWGMYSGILAESASINENGFNIRDAIKYKYSDGTEGTTWKDGAKSIGGGLVLDGVYGKYNALDGSITYLNADGTTSQVAVKNTKAIAGSRYSRDHYSGPDTQNIFKTDYLKLREVRFGVTIPKKWTGPVSGLRVSFFGRNLKTWFADQQHFDPEYLQMAGSNAQGVEGGYLPSVATYGVGVNFNF; this comes from the coding sequence ATGAAACGAATAAAGCTGCTACTGCTGTCAGCTTTTGTTTGCTTTGGTATATCCAATGCCCTAGCGCAAACAAAAGTTTCAGGTCTAGTAACAAGTTCTGAAGATGGTCAACCAATTCCTGGTGTGACTATAATCGTTAAAGGTTTATCAGGTGTAGGCACTTCCACTAATATTGAAGGGAAGTACACTCTTAGTGTTCCTACCTCTGGTAAGGTTCTTGTGTTTAGTTACGTGGGCTTTAAAACACAAGAGGTTTTGCTTGAAGGTAAAACGTCTATAAATGTCGTGTTAGTTGCAGAAACTAAGCGAATTGACGAAGTTGTGGTAACTGCATTAGGTATTACTCGATCGAAGCAAGCATTAGGTTATGCTGTTTCTGATGTAAAAGGGGACGAACTTGCTAAAGCAAGAAGCCAGAATGTGGTGAGTTCACTATCAGGGCGTGTTTCAGGTGTGCAGATTACTGGTGCTTCTGGTCAAATGGGTGGAGGATCACGGATTCAAGTTCGCGGAGTGACATCTCTTACACAAAACAATCAACCTTTGTTTGTTGTTGATGGTATTCCTCTCGATAACTCAGACTTTTCGTACGGTGCTACTGGTGGTGGGGGCTACGATTACGGTAATATGGGGTCAGATCTAAATTCTGACGACATAGAGTCTATTTCTATTTTAAAGGGTGCTTCTGCAACTGCTCTTTATGGTTCACGAGCTGCTAATGGTGTCGTTATGGTTACTACTAAAAAGGCAAAAGCTGGCGCTCAAAACTGGGGGGGTGCTGTTAATTCGAGTATAACTTGGGATAAAGCAAGTATTATTCCAGTTTATCAAAAGTTGTATGGTGGTGGTTCTACCTTTTCTGATGCACAAGGGGGTAAGAACGGATTCCTAACAGAAGAGATAGAGGGGAAAGAGTACAAGGTTGTTCAATACTCTACAGATGAGAGTTGGGGGCCAAAATATGATCCAAGTGTTAAGGTTCTTAACTGGAATGCTTTTGATAAGTGGGATACTAAAAACTATCTTGTAGAAAAGCCTTGGGTTTATCCAAAGAATGACTACAAATATTTCTTTAGGACAGGAGTGACTTATACGAACAACGTTCAACTTACTGGTGCTACAGATAAGGGATCAACTAGAATTTCATACACCAATATGAACGTTGCTGGTATTTATCCTAATAGTGAATTAAAGCGCAATACAATTAATTTTAATGGCAGTTATAATTTTTCTAAATATTTGGAAGGTTGGGCAACTGCTACATATGTTGTAAATACTGCAACAGGTCGTCCAGAAACAGGTTATGGAGATCGAAATCCTGTTCAAAAGATGTGGCAGTGGATTCATACTTCTGTGGATTATAAAGAGTTGAGCAACTGGAGAAATCCTGATGGAACTCAACGCTCTTGGAATAGAAGTTCTTGGGATAATCCAGGTCCAGAGTATACTGATAACCCATATTGGTCGAGGTATATGAACTATCAGAATGACCGTAGAGATCGTCTATTCGGAAATACGGGCTTGACACTTACTTTTACTCCATGGTTAAAACTAACAGGTCGCCTAGGTGTTGATTTTTATACGCTTAAACAAGAAGAGCGTACAGCAATAGGCTCACAATCTTTATCTTCTTATGATCTTTATGTTCGTTCTAACTATGATGTAAATGGCGAAGCATTCTTTAGCATTAATAAGCGTTTTCTTGAGGATAAAATAGGTTTAAGTTCAATTTTGGGAGCCTCTGTAAATGATCGTAAGTATGATATTACAGGTGGTACAACTGTTGGTGGTTTAGTTATACCTGAAGTTTATAACTTAACCAATTCTGTATCTAAGGCAACTTCTAGGGACACTAAAAACCATAAAAGGATAAATAGTTTGTATGGAAACATAACGCTAGATTATAATCGTTTTGTCTACCTTGATTTAACAGCTAGAAATGACTGGTCTTCAACTCTTCCAAGTGGAAGCAATAGTTATTTTTATCCGTCTGTAAACCTAAGTCTTGTACTTAGCGAATTGGAAGTTTTTAAGTCCTTTGGTTTTATTGATTATGCAAAGTTACGTGGTGGATATGCTCAGGTTGGAAACGATACTGATGCTTACAATTTGTCAAATTACTTTGCCGCAGAAACTCCATTTGGTTCAGATCCTCGATATTCTTTACCTACTCAACTCGCAAATGCAAAACTAAAGCCTGAAGAGACAAAGTCTTGGGAAGTAGGCTTTGAGGCGAAGTTGTTTAAGAGCAGATTTGGAGTAGATGTTTCTTATTTTACGAAAGATACAAAAAATCAGATTGTTCCTATTCAGGTTTCGGGAGCAACTGGTTGGGCTAGTTTATGGATTAACGCAGGTAAAATGGAGAATAGTGGTTGGGAGTTTCAGGTTAGTGGAACACCTTTAAAGACTAAGAATTTCTCTTGGGATGTTACTGTAAATCTTTCAACACTTGACAATAAGGTTGTTGATATAGCAGAGGGACTTGACTATCTAAATCTTGGTAATGCTCCTTTTAAAGTTCAAGTTGGGGCTTACAAAGGAATGGCTTATCCTGTAATATATGGTACTGATTTTGTTTATGACAAGGATGGTAAAAAAGTGTTGAGTGCAACTGGAAGATATCTACCTTCTGCTGTTAAGCCTTTGGCAAATGTTAATCCTGATTTTACAGGAGGAGTTACCAACTCTTTCAACTACAAGTTTAATAATGGAATTCAAATTGATGCAAATATTCTTCTTGATATGCAGAAGGGAGGTCACATGTATTATACGTCTTATATGTGGGGTATGTATTCTGGTATTCTGGCAGAGTCTGCATCTATAAATGAGAACGGGTTTAATATTCGTGACGCAATTAAATATAAATATAGTGATGGAACAGAGGGGACGACTTGGAAAGATGGGGCAAAAAGTATAGGAGGAGGTCTTGTTCTCGATGGTGTTTATGGAAAGTATAACGCACTAGACGGTTCAATTACTTACCTAAATGCAGATGGTACTACTTCTCAGGTTGCTGTAAAAAACACAAAAGCAATTGCAGGTTCTCGTTATAGCCGAGATCACTACTCTGGTCCTGATACTCAGAATATATTTAAAACGGATTATTTGAAACTTCGTGAAGTTCGTTTTGGTGTAACAATCCCAAAGAAGTGGACTGGTCCAGTCTCAGGTTTGAGAGTTTCTTTCTTTGGAAGAAATCTGAAAACTTGGTTTGCTGATCAACAACACTTTGATCCAGAATACCTGCAAATGGCTGGATCAAATGCACAAGGAGTAGAAGGTGGTTACCTTCCATCTGTTGCAACGTATGGTGTTGGAGTAAACTTTAACTTTTAA